In Candidatus Deferrimicrobium sp., a single genomic region encodes these proteins:
- a CDS encoding DoxX family protein, protein MWKRLLQTSDDATDLILRLALAVVFFPHGAQKALGWFVGFGFSNTLGFFTGKMGIPTVFALLVIAAEFLGSLGLFVGLLARVAAFGIFCAMAVALVTIHSKMGFFMNWDGKMPAGNEGFEFHILALALTIAVMVRGAGPVSFDRMLSGKH, encoded by the coding sequence ATGTGGAAACGGTTATTGCAAACTTCCGATGACGCAACGGACCTGATCCTGCGGCTGGCGCTGGCGGTCGTCTTCTTTCCCCACGGGGCGCAGAAGGCACTGGGGTGGTTCGTAGGGTTCGGGTTCAGCAACACCTTGGGTTTCTTTACCGGGAAAATGGGCATTCCAACGGTGTTCGCGCTGCTGGTGATCGCGGCGGAATTCCTCGGCAGCCTCGGTCTGTTCGTCGGCCTCCTCGCTCGCGTGGCCGCCTTCGGGATCTTCTGCGCCATGGCAGTAGCGCTGGTGACGATCCACTCCAAGATGGGTTTTTTCATGAATTGGGACGGGAAAATGCCTGCGGGAAATGAGGGTTTCGAGTTCCACATCCTCGCGCTGGCACTGACAATCGCCGTGATGGTGCGAGGCGCAGGCCCGGTCTCCTTCGACCGCATGCTGTCCGGGAAGCACTGA